In Daucus carota subsp. sativus chromosome 4, DH1 v3.0, whole genome shotgun sequence, one DNA window encodes the following:
- the LOC108203464 gene encoding uncharacterized protein LOC108203464 translates to MQKAAGQPYNMTTKGHNSGIKRIQVQPNAITEINMGDRACIRDLAVQLKVSSSTANRMIKKGLIKPHTNPLHPALKEANLFQRFEWVLNLLMGDTPTTKRQYYPIYNFVHIDEKWFYLSKKSHRVYLERNVKGKYRAAKSSKFIPKVMFTAAVARPRFNADKECTFDGKIGIFPFTYQEPAEKASKYRAKGTIMTKIVESDNARTHIGQDDPEWQQAHQQGHFTFILVQQPPNSPDLNILDLGFFRSIQFLMHKKVPKDVDDMLEAVHHAYNELEPTTLGNVWLSYKYVMNEVLKVKGSNDYLVPHVNKKKLAAEGKLPIQVTAPMWVVHEA, encoded by the exons ATGCAAAAGGCAGCAGGTCAGCCATACAACATGACAACAAAGGGTCACAACTCAGGGATAAAAAGAATACAAGTGCAACCTAATGCAATAACTGAGATAAACATGGGGGATAGAGCATGCATAAGAGACTTGGCAGTGCAGCTTAAAGTCTCTTCAAGTACAGCAAACCGAATGATAAAGAAGGGACTTATTAAACCTCATACAAATCCACTACATCCTGCTTTGAAAGAGGCAAACCTTTTTCAAAGGTTTGAATGGGTTCTAAACTTGTTGATGGGAGACACACCAACAACAAAGAGGCAGTATTATCCCATTTACAACTTTGTACATATTGATGAAAAGTGGTTTTATCTAAGCAAAAAATCACATAGGGTTTACCTGGAAAGAAATGTAAAGGGCAAGTACAGGGCAGCCAAGTCAAGCAAGTTTATACCCAAAGTTATGTTCACAGCAGCTGTAGCAAGACCAAGATTCAATGCAGATAAAGAATGTACCTTTGATGGGAAGATAGGCATCTTCCCATTCACTTACCAAGAACCAGCAGAAAAAGCTTCCAAATACAGAGCAAAGGGGACAATTATGACAAAGATAGTTGAATCT GATAATGCGAGGACACATATAGGTCAAGATGACCCAGAGTGGCAACAAGCTCATCAACAAGGGCACTTCACATTCATTCTAGTGCAACAACCACCAAACAGTCCAGATTTAAATATCTTGGACTTGGGTTTTTTTAGAAGCATACAGTTTTTAATGCACAAAAAAGTGCCAAAGGATGTTGATGATATGTTGGAGGCAGTGCATCATGCATATAATGAATTAGAGCCAACAACACTGGGAAATGTATGGTTATCTTATAAATATGTCATgaatgaagttctaaaagtgaAAGGTTCGAATGATTACCTTGTGCCTCATGTTAATAAGAAAAAATTGGCAGCTGAGGGGAAGCTACCAATTCAAGTCACTGCACCAATGTGGGTTGTCCACGAGGCATGA